TCCACAACTCTTGCTTCCTCCTACACCCATTACCGTTATGCTAAGGTACTCACAACTATTATTGAAAACCATGTTAAACCAAATGTTTAGTGTTTACATAAAGTTTAAAacccaatttttttcttttttttttctttttcacataTTAAACAAAGTCAAGCTCCCGTGCCACACTTCAACATGCTAAGAGAGTGAATTTCATCCCCCGTTAAGTCCCAAAAAGGTGAAAAGTATGAGATTCAAACTTCAGGTTTAGTTTACCCTGCATTTTCTCATCTACCAAACAGATCAAACTAGCGATCTAGTTAGATGGATGAAACTGCACAATTCTCTACTCTTTTacttgaaattcaaaactttattTTTCCATCCTTCTACCACATTTCCTCAGCAACCAAATAGACTGAAAAACCAAAATGCACCTATTAAAGTTTCTATTCTTTTACTTCAGATTCAAAACTTCATTTTTCCTTCCTCTTCCCACATTTCCTCGGCAACCAAACACACCAAAAATCGAAACAACACTGGTTACAGGTTCTACTCCTTTAGTTTAGACTCTAAActtcatttttcctttctcttcccaCATTTCCTCAGCAATCAAGCATACCAAATGTTCTCCAATTCAAACAACAGGAACAGGACTTGATTAACAGATAATTAAACTGACCAACAAGCTGAATAGACTGAAAAACCAAAGTGCACCTATTAAAATTTCTACTCTTTTACTTCAGATTCAAAACTTTATTTTTCCTTCCTCTTCCCACATTTCCTCGGCAACCAAACACACCAAAAATCGAAACAACACTGGTTACAGGTTCTACTCTTTTAGTTTAAACTCTAAActtcatttttcctttctcttcccaCATTTCCCCAACAACCAAACATACCAAATGTTCTCCAATTCAAACAACAGGAACAGGACTTGATTAACAGATAATAAAACTGACCAACGAGCTGCATTCACACAACTCACCACAGTTACCATTCACTGCTCTCATACCAAAAAAACCAACGAAAATTTGAAAACCCAAAACTGTACTCTCTTCTGTTTCTGCATTTCCCCACGCCTCTCCAACCAAAATCacacaaaataaacaaaaaacaaacatGGGTTTTCTTGAAATGTACAGACCGATCATCGTCTACAAGAAAAATCACACAAAATTAAAGAATAAACAAAGATGGGTTTTCACGAAATGTACCCACAATCATTCATCTAAAGAAGAAACAAAGATTGGTTTTTGTGAAATATAAAGAGTCTACTGACCAATCATCTTGGCGATGAGTTTGAGCTCGTCCTGGGCTTCTTCGATGAGCTCTTCGACCTGGCCGCACCCGAGCCGCTTCTCGATCTGCTCCCAGTCTTCCTCCTCCTGGCACACCTTCAAACGGTGCCGTGTGAAGCTCTCCACAGCCTTACGGTACCCTTCGTTCTCGGGGACGGACTGGATTTCCTTTAGGGTTTTGCCGTAGAGAGAGATTAGAACGTCCCTCGCGTTGGGCACCACGTCTAACCCAACGATCCCCGTCGTTTCTTTCACCTTGGCCATCAATGGCCGCGCGATTACCCGCAGGAACATCGTCGCTGATCGTCGCGCCCTCCCCTAATCACTCACTGCTCGCCTCGACTCGGTTCTATGCTCACTCTGTCCAGTGATGGTCGCTGGTGGGGAAGATGGGCTTGGATGATCTGGTGTTTTCGGGTCCTTGGAGGATCCGTGAACCCCTGAAGTAACTTGAGGTGATTGGTTGAGAGAAGTGCTTCGATTTTGTGTAAATCCTTAAGTTATTTTAAGCCTACCCTTACCCTTTCTATTGTCCCCGCAATAACTAAATCACATTATATTTTATACATAGTGCTTAATAATTTCTCTTACATTTGACATTTTAGGAATAGAAATAAAATGTGCATTATCATATTTATCTCAtcaattatataaaaaaaattagtaaattttctttaaaaaaatcatTATGTCTTTATATTATGAAATAATATAAGTCACCACATTTTTAATATAACCTTTTTTAGTACAGCTAGTATCACAAATGCTCGGCAATTTTTGCCCAATAACTATAACAAATTAAAAATAGTGTTTTAATATAGTAAATtaatatgtttttaaaaattattttaagataaTTAAAGATAGTTAGTGGATACttcaataatattcataataatatatgtcatgataatattttcataaacttttgcatatcatatcatgtaaatcatggcccttacgccagcatattatatcttgtaaaTCACAATCCTCACGCTGGCATAGCATAACATGTAAAATCACAGCCCTTGTGCTGGCacagtatatcatgtaaaatcatgaCCCTTACGCCGGCAGAGTATATCGTGTAAAACCATGACCCTTATGTcggcatattttaacatacatagttttgaaatccatgtactatttcaataccatactttaaacatagttcatgtactgttttcatggttttcttaaaaattaagaaaatcatgcTTATTATGGGAAAATCACAATATTATGATAAatacaatttcatgaaaaattatactcatgccacacaaatatgaataatgtttttaaacataaacctgatttgaaatcatattccctgataaataacattaaatctattttcctgttcaactgCAGTATTCCTAAATACtttgctaatacatacataatttttaaaaataaatactgtaatatggtaaataatttcatgaaaaataccgACTTAGTTTATATCCTTACATGGCTtattgaaaagcccacaaattaacCTATCCTACACCTGTGCTGTTTCCAGTTCAataccctaaaattacatttttcctaacaaaatttcagtataaattcatctaatacatttccttagcctagaaataccaaataccttaataaatattaaaataattaacttacctaatttttgggatggtgccccaagtTGGTCTAACTAACAAATCACTCTaatagatttgtagagaatcttcccaagagtaacgtggcaGTTTCGGATCGTCGAATCGACGTAAATCAGGGTCGTAATTCTAGAGAAAAGGAGGAGGAGAcgagtttttagagagagagaggggttctACATGATTCTCTCGCACAAAAGTGATTTTTGGTCTTTTATAGAATGTTGGTTCacatgacctcgtcaacgagacacattgtctcatcgacgagtcaatgaagggagctcgtcgaagaacaccttctcctcatcgatgagtttcaggtTCTGGAAATAGTcatctcggtaatttctcgttgacgaaacacgCGTTcccgttgacgagcccaagagccctgctcgtcgacgagcatttCTTCACTCGTCAGtgagaccctgctgaaattcctttttgaaaaatcattttctctcttttcttttattatttaattattataattttttgggtctctacaatattAACCTACTTGTTATTCCCTATGCATTCCATCTTTGCAAATTATATTTAGTACAGGTTCAAGGGACGAATACTTGAAGTATTGGtcaaaaggcaaagatcagaccgagttGACAAtcgaagtaggaaagatcaaaaggtcaTGTACTCGGatggacccaagcacaaccaaaggaagcttagtgTAGAATCTCTATAATGGGTATGTGTTTAAGGTAGTCTATTTTTTAATTCTTACGGTTTTGTTTCATTCAcgatttttgagcaagagttgagcaaatgcatgcatactaggacacataagtttataggattgcactaaattCACAAATTCaactttcatgattttcaaagttaaacttaagagtttgtcaaatgaatcctaaactcaaatatgttttctaaagggataagttttcaaacatcttggttttataaacatttacatacttagtcccgattttatcaaaacaagtcttatgtcctaaaggttcaaagaaagtcaagcatattttttaaaggacatactaagcatataaattatcaaaataagctttcaaaatgttttcataaacaatatatcttatattcaaagggaaactcaCTTAGACAAGTTTTGATCTTCATTAGACttgtatatttcatatacttttctCCAAGAaagttttaagtcattaaaaggctttCTAACAAGGAAAAATAAAGCAATTATCGACTAACGTAATGTgccttgagtcctaaacaccttTTAGTATTTGGAACATAAatttttgctagaaaagtccaaaaggacgatcttggtttctgtgatgacccaaaaatatatgtatgattaaaacataataataataataataaaataataaaaatggtcattaaattaatatcaatacaaaagtgttttttGTAAGATcattgattccatatttgatgcataaaaaagaccttatcttagtgagtgctcagagaccattgcggctcaatcgctccctggaggttggcctggttaaaatggaattccataagataaacaggataaacactatttatacacgtaaataagtacatatatataaaatagttttttgacaaacataatttatagaaatatatggtaaaataataataataataataatactaataataataatataagtatcctatatggggcccacatgagtcccgaagtcttGTGGGATTCACATGAGTCCCAAAACTGTGTAGGATTCATAAAACCATATAAGgactattggaattacgtaagaCCTATTTGTGTCTTGAAGTTATATGGGGTCCACaacaccatgtggggtccacatgagttccgaAGTTATGTGGGGTttacatgagtcccgaaactatatagggctcataaaaccgtgtgaggactattggagttacgtaggacctaCTTGAGTCTCGAcgttgtgtgggacccacatgagttttcaaaattcgaattttttttttttttactaaaacatgtcttaaaaataataataataataataataatagtaataatagtagaagtagtagtagtagtagtagtaatgatttaaaaatatttaaaaaataaaataattaattaattaagaattaattaaatgggagtggtggtaagcactcccacatgacctccatccctatcttATATTCAACTCATACCTAAatcatcccttgcccattctttaattttaaaaaaaattataatttcaccgcTTTCCccatacttttacaaatttcatttctttcccaaaattttcctataaataggaagctcttaaccttcatttttcacaaaaaatttcaaaggaagagaaggattagtgagtaaaagaattagtgatggagagagaatttttgagtaagttctcttTGCGATCTTATTTcttagagatattcattgtgttcgtagcataaagtaaaagaaaaggtaagtaaatttgattatgttagatttttatttaaaattcatacccgaatttatttgtaagtaaatttcgattatgtcaattaattttataaaattcttttgagtttattttttacgcatatttaattgtactagttttatttttaatatacttgtatttatttttgagttaaaaaatgttctaaattTCTCGgatattttacatcattaatttctattcaagaaaatatttttaacacaaaaattgtattatatgagtttatttatatattacatatttcacgaaaatataagtaaagattacatgagttgattttttacgttacatatttcatgaaaatatgagtaaaaatgaaatttaaggatattatttttaattgtacaaattatatagtaaaaatatttttaaaaccccttatggtaaagaaagttcaaagttacagatgttcgataccgcaacttaaagtttaaacggatcagagtacaCTCACATTATTTACAaagtgattttatatggtagtaGATTTCTCTTGAGTATACACCTGAGTCGGATTAtggtttaataaggaaaatcttacttaataatgatgtacgttgatttagtttggccaaCCAGTCAGTTAAATTCaatcttcagaccgcacaacccaatcatggaggtaaacatgacttacaattaACAGGTCTAagagtgatttttacagtatatgtatatacatatttaattacgtatacaaagttattgatgatttgaaagtaaagtataagtttatatgaacatgaccattattgtgcctaaatgatgatttaaaggtaacgtataagaaaaaatatatatatgtatataattaaaaattataattatagctttgaaagttaaaagtttaatttagattataaaatattattgttgtagttaatgacaaaagtttttaaacagaaatttttaaatttatatttattttaaaagcattttttgaatttatagtattaaatattattttacaaaattatgaaaactCTTTTTgaccacatactaataataatcttattttcttactgagcgttgtctcaccccaatcattattttacatttcagatcattttgaagagagtaTCAGAAATCTGGTGTAGCAAGTGTATGTGCGGAAATAAAAAgagcagagtagaataaaaaaaaaattagcataatacaatttagaatatgtttgtgtattttagaattttagaaatttgcattttaatagttgagacatatatttgtaataaagctaattagtactctggtaataaaaataatttagatttatttgcgttcgctgaaaaatttatatgtagaaatccactcgggttcgggtccttacaattggtatcagagaatagGATATAAGTTCTACATACTCTAGTATATAGATTTTACTAGAACTTAagcataaaatatgatttgggtaggattgggtagtttaggatatttcttttagtttgttatattattatacattaataatagatttatgattttaaaataatatttgattatTGTTTAAGAATGTAtcctaaaaataataacattggaggaaatgagattaacgtgaaggctcccaatGACAAGTAACAATCctatattttctaagaaaaacggtagtattattgaagacatgttaattaatttaaatatattatttatgtttgtagaattACGTACTTATATTGATGACTCATAATTAATTGATAGATtagatgcattaataatttaaaattttcacatatatatatttatatatatataaatataatgatataataatatccgagatttatttattttcattaaaaaCATGAGAAGTAGTacattagaccctactgaatttgAAAGTaatacacatacaaatagatatgaacaaacagTTTATTTTAAAGTAtggatttacccaaaatttctttgcatgtgtaagttggatatgaatatgtatttttatgttgcatattcaattcttatcaaaatattcaagcttaatttaggaatatatattttgacgaaatctttaattttaattttttaatagtttataaggaattaaatacaatttaaatgttattatgttatatttcaattcaaaaaaaaaaaatcccttagcatgtgcaagttaaatatgaatatatatatacattgtatatTCAATTCCCATCAAGTATCTAAATTTGATTTAGAagtacaaattttgacgaaatttttaattttttttttgtataaatttataaaaataaatacaacttaaatttttctatattataaaaaaaaaattccattaatgaaagtaatataaaaattaactaatcttATTCAagtaactaaccaatgtcaaatcattgATCGGTCAAACATACTCAATAtgtatttgatctaataataataataataataataataataataatattggaatATATAATGGGTACTCtcgcagtaaaaaaaaaaatagcctcaTGGGTAGAAATCATCGGTTATAGCTCACTTTCCCCCAAAGTAAGGTCAGGGCATAAGACCGCTTGGACATAGTGGGGATTCAAACCcacgatcacatggatgcacgaccGGTTCTTTACCACCAAGCCACCCACACAAGTGGTGACCTAAGGAtgagattaattatagttaaaaaattaataaagataTAGAAACATAAACAGAACCCTAAGTCCCAAATTTTTCTATGTGCATTGCTAGCTCGATTTTCGCAGCACGCGTCACTCTTTCTCAATTTCTATGACACATATCGCTGTCCTTCAATTTTTACAAAGCATGTCACTTGAGGCACGCGTCGCTCTCCCTTAATTTTTGCAAAGCGTGTCACTCAAGGCACGTGTCGTTCTCCCTTGATTTTTGCAAAATGCGTCGCCCAATATCCGTGACACTCGTCGCTCTCTATTGATTCTCGCAGCACACGtaactctctctcgatttttacAAAAATGCGTcactcgatatccgtgacacgcgtcgctctctcttgaTTCTTGCAACACATGTCGCTCTCTCTCAACACGCGGCTATTCCCCTATAAAAAGGTTTGCCTCCTCGAACTCTAACCATCACAACTTTTTACCATCTTGAACAACCATATTTCGATTTGCAGAGATTAGTTCTTACCCACTTTTCTCTttgttgtctcattactcgaaaatgttgccaaatcaacCAACTCCCCAAGTTACTAATAGTAGCACTAGATCGACAATCCAAAGATGAAAACCCAGCAAGACACAGttagagattttagaggaggccttctgCAGCAATCAATGGGAACTTCCTTTTGTGGAGCgggctatcttgcttgcagcacaacttcGACTGTTTGGTCCAATTGAGCCGAGAAATGTACGCTTTTGGTTTAAGAATCGTAGGCGTAAGCGGAGATCAGTTGAAGAAGCCACTATTTCAACTACTGCCCCACCtattatccatcttacctccttCACTACTACTGCCCCGAGCAGTGTGTAAAAccccccaaaaagagatataaatattagtggattgatttcccaaaataaaaaaaaataaaaaaaaaataattaattaatgaatcggatttaaaagaaaaagaaaaaggaaaaaaaaattaattaattaaactttatttttatttttattaataaaatatattattattaatattaattaaatatgtatttattattattattattattataatatatatatatatatatatatatatatatattaaatcacctgaagcttcaaagaagcttcaagtGACTTCTGATAAATGATTCatgcccccccccccttttatattctatcttcttcttcttcttcttctttttcttcttctttatttatttatttgttttgtttgtcCTGCAACTctctgtaatctctctctctcctcacgttctctctccctctctcctcgatttcgtgatggattttcgcccgatcaaaaacccgaaaataccactggactctattcgccgctgccgtcatttctaccggagcggatcgatggtaggagcggcgtaggcgtattccctggggtaagccatttttccctttttatttaatttcttgcaaaatataagcccaattgacgaacgaataccaccatgagaatctaggaatgattctctacaagtctagtaggacggaattctcgtgggagtgtagggccaaaaccccaaatttgggttgcggcgattattaaggggtttatttttaattaattagcattaatttagaaatgctaaaatattaagcatctgagactgaagtaggatttctgaaatttaggactcgggtgagcgccgcgggtgtaattttgggacccgcaggtaaattttgaaaaattaaatagggatattaaataatagtttaaatattaatttgaggtatatggagcctaaggaaggctagatgagtattattttggagaaataaattaattaatctggggaaaatgtaaattgcaggaattaaatttcgggcgccaagggcgtgaaattttgggtcctaaggaatttctcagtaggcaggtaagggaataaactaaaacagtaattttctatacaaattattattgattatgagtaaatttattttcagaaaagcatatgttatattgtgtattacgaaagaaatgtacgattgggaaaatactactatgatgattaaaatgtatatgtatgtatgagatgtaaggaattcacgattttagaatatgaagtatgacttttaacagcatatgtgtggcatgaatattattttatgtgaaatgtattatgatgtgaaagattttacgaaccaagcatgatttcaggtattatgaaaatatgagttatgttgtgatgattttgacgattatgtaataaatgatgtattttcagtatatatatatacctgaaataattttggtgcgaggccatatatttatgttatcggcacgaggctgtatctatgtttttggcgaGAGGCCATAtgtttatgttatcggcatgaggccgtatttatgctgtcggcacgaggccgtatttatattattggcgcgaggccatatttactatgattttggcacgaggccatatgtatgatttcggcgcgaggccgtatctatgttttcggcacgaggccgtaatgatgttacgtgtgatcatgtattatatgttttcataaccaggatgttagtttagttcagaccaggagctcggtaccgtagttatgggttaattttggcacgaagccttattagtgctaccgtcccacgaggggatgggagatggatagtcaatgtggctttcagtagagtgtggacgtccacttggcagtccggaccagggtgtggcgggctcattgtacttacagacatatttgattcggcagtggtcggccagccattgtcaggtcctgccttcgggctgcacaacccgtcatggggggtaatacatgacaccagctagctagtcatcctaggtttgttttcagtactacagttataacagatgattttatgtatgatatgatttattaacagatgtgaaaatatatgtttacccagta
The Malania oleifera isolate guangnan ecotype guangnan chromosome 13, ASM2987363v1, whole genome shotgun sequence DNA segment above includes these coding regions:
- the LOC131145453 gene encoding probable NADH dehydrogenase [ubiquinone] 1 alpha subcomplex subunit 5, mitochondrial; translation: MFLRVIARPLMAKVKETTGIVGLDVVPNARDVLISLYGKTLKEIQSVPENEGYRKAVESFTRHRLKVCQEEEDWEQIEKRLGCGQVEELIEEAQDELKLIAKMIEWDPWGVPDDYECEVIENNAPIPKHVPQHRPGPLPEEFYKTLEAATTDPKKIQPEVASSESQLKE